The stretch of DNA GGAAGCTGAAGGCTATTGAAGCCGATCCAAAGTCAAGTGAGCTTGGTATGTGTATGGTAAAAACTCACTTGTCACTTTCCGATTCTCCAGCAAAAAAAGGTGTTCCAACTGGTTGGCGTCTCACCATTCGCGATGTTCTTATCTTCGGTGGCGCAGGATTCTTTGTTCCGGTAGCAGGTGCTATTTCACTCATGCCGGGCACAGGTTCTAACCCATCATTTAGAAGAATTGATGTTGATCCTGATACCGGACAGGTAAAAGGGTTATTCTAGCAAGAAAAAGCGCGCGTGCGCTGTTTTGTCGAGCTCCGTTTTTAACGGAGCTCGCTTATATGCGCATTGCCAAAAGGAGCAGACGATGAGTGCTGAAATTATCAGTGGAACCGAGATGCGCGCAGCAATTCTTGAAGAACTGCGCGGAGAAGTAGCGGCTATTAAAGAAAAATACGATACCGTACCCGGTCTTGTGACAATTCTTGTCGGGGAAAATCCGGCTTCTATAAGCTATGTGACCCTTAAAGTGAAAACCGCACTCAGCCTTGGTTTTCACGAAATTCAGGATAACCAGCCTGAAGATATTACTGAAGATGAGCTACTTTCGCTTATCGATAAGTACAACAACGACTCTTCTATTCACGGCATCTTAGTTCAGTTGCCGCTTCCAAAGCATATTGATGAAGAAAAAGTCATCACTGCTATCAATCCAGATAAAGATGTTGACGGATTCCACCCTGTAAACCTCGGCCGTATGGTTCTTGGTGGCAGAGACGGCTTCCTTCCGTGTACCCCTGCGGGTATTCAGGAAATGATCGTGCGTTCCGGTACGGAAACAAGCGGTGCGGAAGTTGTTGTGGTTGGTCGCTCTAATATTGTGGGTAAGCCTATTTCCATTATGATGGGACAAAAAGGCGTGGGTGCCAACAGTACAGTGACCATGGTTCATACTCGTACAAAAGATTTAGAAGAGCATTGCAAACGTGCTGACATTCTTATCGTTGCTGCAGGTGTTCCGAATCTCGTGAAACCAGAATGGATTAAACCGGGCTCTACTGTAATCGACGTTGGTGTTAACCGCATTGGTACTGCACCATCCGGCAAAGCGCTGTTAAGCGGCGATGTTGAATTTGCCAAAGCAAAAGAAATTGCCGGTAAAATTACTCCAGTTCCCGGGGGCGTAGGTCCTATGACAATCGCAATGCTCATGAAAAGTACTGTCGCGTCTGCATGGCGTCACCTTGGGTCTTCATAAGTCCCTTTGTCGATAGTATAGATTAGAGGTATCGATTGTAACGATAGTTTTAGAAGGCCGTTAACTTGAATGTATGTGAGTTAACGGCCTTTTGTCCTACTGATAGTATTGAATTAGATTGGTAGGAAATAGAGAAGCGGCATACACGCAGTGTTACAGACTGACGTTCAGTCTGTAAGGAGGAACAATGAGCTGCTGCAGTGAAGAAATTTCTCAAGAAATGTGGAAAGAGGTTGATTGTGTTATCGAGCGCCATCGTGAAACTCCCGGAGCGCTGATTACAGTACTTCGCGAAGCACAAAATGTTGTGGGTTGGTTCCCGCAGG from Halodesulfovibrio sp. MK-HDV encodes:
- the folD gene encoding bifunctional methylenetetrahydrofolate dehydrogenase/methenyltetrahydrofolate cyclohydrolase FolD, with protein sequence MSAEIISGTEMRAAILEELRGEVAAIKEKYDTVPGLVTILVGENPASISYVTLKVKTALSLGFHEIQDNQPEDITEDELLSLIDKYNNDSSIHGILVQLPLPKHIDEEKVITAINPDKDVDGFHPVNLGRMVLGGRDGFLPCTPAGIQEMIVRSGTETSGAEVVVVGRSNIVGKPISIMMGQKGVGANSTVTMVHTRTKDLEEHCKRADILIVAAGVPNLVKPEWIKPGSTVIDVGVNRIGTAPSGKALLSGDVEFAKAKEIAGKITPVPGGVGPMTIAMLMKSTVASAWRHLGSS